The Musa acuminata AAA Group cultivar baxijiao chromosome BXJ1-3, Cavendish_Baxijiao_AAA, whole genome shotgun sequence genome window below encodes:
- the LOC103977402 gene encoding squamosa promoter-binding-like protein 10: MMNRSSSAEAYFAPSMMSFVGLEGSSLKHQTWDWETSSIDANTTTTPVTTSNLQSHPFFPNVPLLDCTPPPLLPMTNSFPFYSAPPLPEYPVGLIKREDGVGGRIGLNLGRRTYFSSGESLTTRGVYSLSHQPPRCQAEGCRTDLSGAKHYHRRHRVCEFHSKATVVVVGGSQQRFCQQCSRFHGLAEFDEAKRSCRKRLADHNRRRRKPQPPATMAEPSAPNNANASSRGQKTTRDSSNLGAPIPLFYQQPLNA; encoded by the exons ATGATGAACAGATCCAGCTCTGCTGAGGCCTACTTTGCCCCTTCCATGATGTCCTTTGTTGGGCTGGAAGGCAGCAGCCTAAAGCACCAAACTTGGGATTGGGAGACCAGCTCCATCGAcgccaacaccaccaccaccccaGTCACCACTAGCAACCTCCAAAGCCATCCATTCTTCCCCAACGTGCCCTTACTGGACTGCACCCCGCCTCCTTTGCTCCCCATGACGAACAGCTTCCCCTTCTACTCGGCGCCGCCCCTGCCCGAATACCCCGTGGGGCTCATCAAGAGGGAAGACGGCGTCGGTGGCCGTATCGGGCTAAATTTGGGCCGCAGGACCTACTTCTCGTCCGGCGAGTCGCTCACGACGAGAGGGGTGTATTCATTGAGCCACCAGCCACCGCGGTGCCAGGCCGAGGGGTGCAGGACCGACCTCTCCGGAGCGAAACACTACCACCGCCGCCACAGAGTATGCGAGTTCCACTCCAAGGCCACTGTCGTCGTCGTCGGCGGGTCGCAGCAGCGCTTCTGCCAGCAGTGCAGCAG GTTCCATGGGTTGGCAGAGTTTGATGAGGCCAAAAGAAGCTGTAGAAAGCGCCTGGCCGACCATAACCGAAGGAGGAGGAAGCCTCAGCCCCCAGCAACGATGGCAGAGCCCTCGGCCCCCAACAACGCAAACGCCAGCTCCCGAGGCCAGAAGACCACCAGAGACAGCAGTAATCTCGGTGCTCCGATCCCGCTCTTCTATCAGCAACCTCTTAACGCTTAG